The DNA window CTTCAATAGTGGTTTTAAAAGAAGAGATGAGATCATTCGTTATAAATTCAACTTGTGCACGACCGTTACGATCAGTTTCTACGTTGCCATTCCAGTAAACGGTAGTAGCGAAATCATTTCTTGTGGTGTCCTGCGGAGAATATTTCTTTTTAGGAAATTCTTTGGCGCGATAGAATAACTCCTGCGTTTTTTCAGCGTTTTTATCGAAGGCTTTCAAATCATTTAGTCTTACATCATCAACCGCAACATGAATTTCATCGGCGAGGACATCTTCGTTTTTATTGACTGGGATTTCATTACCAAGGTCTGGTGCAACATCTTTTCCCAAAGGTTGTTTAAACATTTGAGCCTCCGCCGGTTGCCCTTCGTTTGCTGCAAACATGCGTTCCTCCATCGCCCCACCTACAGCCATAGGCATCACATCAAAACCTCTGTTTTTAAATACCCGATGATTATCATAAAGATAGTAGCTCAGGTTGGTGCTGTATTCAAGAATCTCCTGAACCTGCGTGGGGTGCTCGTTGGCAGAAATTTCAAGTTGCTTGTCTGTCGAAATATCAATCTTGTTGAAAGAGAATTTACCCTCCTTATCTGTCGTAGTGCTTCGGCCACTTTCTTTAAACTTCAATTGAACACCGGATAAAGGTTTGCCGGAGTTCCCGTCATACACGATTCCGGCAAGTGTTGCTTTCTCACCCTGAAATTTGATGACCGGAAATTCCTGTCGGATGATTTGCTTCCACGTATATCTTCTCCATCCGCTGGTCATCAACAGCAAGTCGAGTGCTCGATCAGCTTTGGGTTCTTTAGAGTTGAAATAGAAATGAGGCTCCTCTACTTTTTCTTTCAGATCCGGTTCCAGTAAAATTTTGGAGAGAATCGTCCCCTGTTTATCATCGGCAAAACTGAGCAGGTTGTCGTCCACTACTGAAAGAGAGAAATTGCCGGGAACGGGTAATCCTTTTTCATCCGTCACCTTAATATTCATCAACACCTTTTCGCGCGGCTTGTATTGTTCTTTTGCTGTAGTTACTGATATGTTTAGTTGCTTGTCTTTGTTGACGAAGACTAGACGTTCGCAACGCTCAATACCTTCTTTGTCCAATAAGGTGATTTGCGAAATACCAATAGGAAATTTATCAGTGTTGATGGTCAGAGTGTTTTCTCCTTTCGCGGCGCTGAATCCCTGGGCATAATATATTTTGCCTCGTGTTTGAGCAATCAATGATAGCTCCTCTGCTCTCCACGAATTCACTGAAAGGGATAGCGACTTTCCACTCTGTTCACCGACATGCAAAACATATCCCACTTTAGATGCTTCGGGCAACACAAACTCTTCGAGTATTCCCTCCGGTTTCACTATGCGTGCTCTATAATGTTCCTTTTCTTTCGGCGATAAATCAAAAGAGCCCATACCAAAATGATAGCTGTTGAACCGAGTGACGAAAGCACCTTGGGCATCTACAATAATTCCTCTACGTCTGCCGGTTTGCCAAATTCATTTAGAGCGCGAAAAGCAATTCGAGCTTTGATATTCGATACCATATCTCCGCCTTCAGGAAAAAACTCCATCTTGATTTGATTCAAAACTATGGGGATGCTGCGTGAAATAGATTCGGTGCTTCCTTCAAAATCAATCAGGGCATTGATGATTCCATCGGGTGAATCCAAATCTTTCGGCAAAGTGAATTTAAGATTCGCCTTGCCCAGAGCATCGGTGGTCACAGTGCCTTCCGTAATATCTTTCCCTGCCACAGAGGTGATAAATTTAACGGCAGTGGATGCCAGTGCTTTATTTTCGTTGGTGTTCAATTCCAGATTTGCTACCACCACATCTCCCTTTCCATAAGCCTTCTTCTCAAAATCCAATTTCATTTTCAGGCGGGGCATCACCACATTTTGAACCGTGATGTCTTTCTCAAATTGGAAACTGGAGTCTTCATTCTTCTGCCATTCTGTATAGGCTTTGATTTTATAAATGCCTCCGGGATGTGCGCTTAAATCAAAATCTCCTTTGGCTATGCCATTTATAGCTACTAATTTCAGGTGTTTTTCCGTAGAACCCTTTGGCGTGATAAATTCTACGTGGACTACATCAGAACTGCCGGAAGGTTTTAATGTTTCCCCTGCCCGCACATAAGCCGTGAACCAAATAGTTTCACCCGGTTTATAAAATGATTTATCTGTTTGCAGATAGACTCGGTCTTCGCTGGCCTTTTCATAAAAATTTCGGAACTTCTCTTTCAGTTGTTTTACGAAAGCGGTCTCGGTAGTCAATGCCGGATTGCCGATGGCTAATGCCGCTACAAAAACACTGAGAAAAAACATAATCAGGACGATGGAGAATATTGGTGATTGTTTTTTCATGGCTTAAAATTTATTCGTTGAAGTAGAGATGTGCGATGGCCGGAGATTTCACAAAACAAATGGAAAAATATTTGTTAAAGGAAGATAATAGCCGGTTAGCGCGATATGAATGATGGTCTTGGCTTGGTATTTGTACGAAGTTCTATTAGTCGGCTTTTAAGAAGCTGAAGAACAAAGTGTTTTGTGCAAATAAATTAGGAAGTCGGAATTAAAAAAAATTGTAGTTTTATATCAGGATTAAAATTATTTGTTCACCCAAAAATCAATTCTATGAAAGCGATAGTAGGTTCTTATAAGTCACGTGAAGATGCAGAAAAATCTCATGCCACGTTGTTAGATCATGGCTTTATTCCAATGGAAGTAACCTTGATTAATAAAGACGAATTGCTGCATAATCATATTAGCGTGAGACCTCATAATACTATGGGGCGCGTAGAAATAGTTATTGGCTTTGTTGGGGGCATGTGTCTTGGTGTTTTGATTGGGCTGGGTGTATTTGACTTTGCACCATTGCATCTGCTTTACGGAAAGGGATTATTGCCGGGCGCTATCGCGGGAAGTATTGTTGGTTTATGGATTGGCGGGGTAGTGGGCTTTATTTCTTCTGTGGTTGGGAACAAAATGCTTTCATCTAAATATGAGAAAGATTTGAACGAAGGTAAATTTCTGGTATTGGTGGCTGGCACCAGAGGTAAAATCCAAAAGGCACATGAAATTATCCAGACTCCTGATATTGAACTGGAGTTGGATTAAATGGAATAGGAGACCCCTATATATCGGGGGTGGCGGACTGTGTGGTTGCCCTATTTTATACACGGTACAGTACCTGCCTTGTTAAAAAGATATAGAAATGGCACATTATATTTCTATTTTAGTGTGATAAAAGACGGTATTTGTCATTGCTAAAAGCAGAGTCATATAAAGAATTGGCGGATGAAGAATTGATTCACCGCTATCGCAACTCGCACCAAACAGCCTATGTTGGGGAGTTGTACCAGCGTTATACGCATTTAGTCTTTGGTGTGTGCATCAAATACTATAAGAATGTGGCCGACGCTGAAGATGCCACGATGCAAATTTTTGAACATCTTATTAAGGAGCTAAAAAAACACGACATCCAATCTTTTAAACCTTGGCTGCATGTGGTAGTGAAGAACCACTGCATGATGAGGTTTCGCAAGGAGGCCAGCGAAGGGAAAAAACAAGGACAATGGGAAAAAGATACCCAAGGTGTTGTGGAATCTGGAGATACTGAGCATCTAAATGAGGTGGAGGATAAAGAGTTCATCTTGAAGCATTTGCATGATGGCATTGAAGAACTAAAGGAAGAGCAGCGGACTTGTATTGAGCTATTCTATATGAAGAACTGCAGCTATTCCGAAATAACGGCCATCACGGGATATAATACCAAGGAAGTGAAGAGTCATATACAGAACGGCAAGCGAAACCTGAAAAACATTATCAATAAAAAAAATGACCGCCAACAAAAAGGATAAAATCATTCTTGTGGACAAAGGCGTTTTGACCGAAGATGCTTTGTTGGCCTATTTGCACAATGTGCTTTCTGCCGAAGAGAGATTGGAAGTCGAAAAAATATTGCAGGACGATGTCTTTGCCAGAGAGGCGATGGACGGAATGTTGGCGGCTACAAGCAAAACCGAGGCCAGCTCTGCTCTATTATCCATTAATCAAAAAATCAGAAATAGAGTTGAAGGAAAACATAAAGGTGCCAAGCTGATTCAACTGCATTGGACGAACTTTGCTTGGGCTGCTGCAATTTTTGGTTTGATTTTTTGCCTCGGATATATATTGGTCCTCTATTATGATAATCGCCCCGATAGTATAGCGATGAAACAAAGCTCGACAGAACAAGAGCTTATCTCTGCACCGGTTGAGGTAGCAACCAAAGATACTGCAACCGTTGCGCAGGAACAGGAATCGAAAGCTCCGGCAGAAGTGAGTGCTCCAGAAGCGGTGGCAACTAAACTTCCGAATAGCGAAGCACAAGGGGCTGCCTCCAGTAAAAACAGCTCGACTGCTGAAAAGGTAGAGCCGCCCACCAAAGTGCTGCCCCTGCTGCCTCTCCAAGGCAATCAGGCACGAGAGGGCTTGGCGAAAGAGAAACAGGTAACGGCATCAGACGATAAATTTAAGACGGAGAACGGTGGAGGAGCCAATAGCATGGCATTGAGCAAGAGTGTGGAAGATCGTGCCGGAGAAAATGAAAGCCTGAATCAGGTGACGGTGGAGTCGGCGATGAAGAGTTTTAATTCCGGTGATTATAAAACCGCCTCTGCACAGTTTGACATCCTGCTCAAACAACAAGCCAACCAGCCGGATGCTTTATACTTCGGCGGGATCAGTGACTACATCAACGGAGATATAAAAAAGAGCGAAAAGAGCTTTGATGTCCTGCTAAAAGACGGCACCCGTTTCTCCGAAGGCTCGAAATGGTACAAGGCCAATATCCTGCTAAAGAAAGGCAAGAAAGACGAAGCCAAAAAACTTCTTCAGGACTTGTCTGTCACCGGTGGCTCTTATAAAGAAAGAGCCAGTAAGAAACTGGGGGAGCTAGAATAAACCGTCCATTCTTTTTTTATGGAGGCTACACTTGCCTCTACGTCTTCTATTATTTTGCATGTTTCTGCGGCGATCTTCCCTGTTTCTGTTGCAGACCAGACTGTTTCTCTCACACACTTAACTATTTCTAAAGCGGGGGAACACCGGTGGAACGTTTTAATTAGATGCTGTGATTAAGATAGCCGCTGATTTGATTAAAACATCGAAAGGTATGATTAAGATAGCGGATGGTATGATTAAGACAACAACCCCTTTGATCAAGATAGCGGAAGATATGATTAAGAATGCCGCGCTTATGATTAAGAAAGCGGCTGCCTTGATTAATATAGCGAATGACTTAATCAATATAGCGGCTACTATGATTAAGAATGCCGAAGATGTGATTGATTTAGCGGCTTCTTTAATCAATAATCCGGGGAAATTGATTAAGAATCGGGGGATTATTATTGATATTCGGGGGATTATGATTGATAATCCGGGGATTATTGTTGATAATCGTTTATGGCGAAGGTGTTTATGAGTATAGCGCCCAAATTAAATTATTTTATTACGTGAAACAGGTGATTATTGCCCTTGATGGTGTTTTGTTTGGCAAAATAATTTTTAGAGCAACCCCGCCCGTCCGGCCATGCGGGCATCACCATCATGTTTTTGAAAGCCGAGTATATAATTAGAGGATGAATTGTAAACACCACCCACAATTTTTTACCTTCTGGCTGGCAGAAGTTACGCTTCGCTAAACTTGCGCCAGCATGGAAAAGCCTGAAATGCCCCTGTGCACCATCCATGACTCCATTGCCTGCCCGGTGGGCCAAGAGGGTTATGTAGCATTGGTAATCAAAGAGGAAATGATACGGCTTACAGGGATGTCACCCTCGCTCAAACCAGAGTTTTGGTGTCCGTCGAACATCAGCTTCAATGGCTGAATCACCATTGCTTCTGAAAAACCAAAAAAGGATTTTTTTGTAGCCGCACCGACCAGAATAATAACTTTGAAACGAAACAAATTAAATAGGAGCATAGAAAATGTTTGAACAGACCTTCAAAAACATAGACGACATACTGCACAAAGATGCCGGTTGTGGCAGTGAACTGGACTATGTAGAGCAGACTTCTTGGGTCTTGTTCCTCAAATATCTGGACGACTTGGAAAAGGACAAAGCCACCGCAGCAGAGCTAACAGGAAAAGACTACACCAATATCATTGCTAAAGAATATCAATGGAATGTATGGGCTGCACCCAAAGACAAGGAAGGCAAACTCGACCACCACAAAGCACTCGGAGGGGATGATTTGTTACTGTTTGTGGATAGCAAACTCTTTCCCTACCTCAAAAAATTTAAAGCCGATGCCGAAAGCGCCGACACCATTGAATATAAAATCGGGGAGATTTTCAGCGAACTGAAAAACCGCATACAAAGCGGCTACAATCTGCGGGAGGTCATTAACCGCATTGACGAACTGCGTTTCAGAACCCATGCCGAAAAGCACGAAATGAGCCACCTCTATGAGGACAAGATTAAAAACATGGGCAATGCCGGGCGCAACGGTGGAGAATATTACACCCCTCGCCCGCTGATTAAAACCATTATAAAAGTAGTGGCACCCGAAATAGGGCAGACCATTTATGATGGTGCCGTGGGCTTCTTGTGCGAAGCCTTTGATTATTTAATGCACAGCAAAGACCTCCCCCCGACCTCCGAAGGTGAGGGAGGAACAGCCAAAACCAAAAGCGGCCTGACCACTAAAGATGTAGCCACCTTACAGAAAAAAACTTTTTACGGCAAAGAGAAAAAATCATTGGCCTATATCATTGGCACCATGAATATGATTTTGCACGGAGTGGAAGCACCTAACATTGTGCATACCAACACCCTTGCCGAAAACCTTGCCGACATACAGGAAAAAGACCGCTATGATATTGTGTTGGCCAATCCACCTTTTGGCGGAAAAGAAAGAGCCGAAGTGCAGCAAAACTTCCCGATAAAGACGGGCGAAACCGCCTCTTTGTTTTTGCAGCACTTCATCAAGATTATGAAAGCAGGCGGCAAAGCAGGAGTGGTGATTAAGAACACTTTTTTGAGCAATACCGACAATGCCTCGGTGGCCCTGCGCAAGCAATTGCTCGATAGCTGCAACCTGCATACCGTGTTAGATTTGCCGGGAGGCACCTTTACCGGTGCCGGTGTAAAAACCGTGGTCTTGTTTTTTGAAAAAGGAAGCCCCACCAAAAAGGTTTGGTATTACCAACTGAACTTGGATAGAAACCTTGGCAAAACAAATCCGCTGAACGAAAACGATTTGGCAGACTTTGTTGCCTTGCAGAAAACAAAGGGCGAAAGCGAAAACTCCTGGACATTGGATGTAAGCGATATTAGTAAGGGCGTATCGCATACGCCCAGTGTATATGACCTCAGCGCCAAAAACCCCAACAAAAAAGAAGAAGCCGCCCTGCGCCAACCGCAGCAAATATTAGAAGAAATGAAAGCCTTAGACGAAGAAAGTGCCGATATTCTAAACTCAATTTTGGAACTGATATGAACATTCGACAAGCTCAGTTACCGAAAGGCGACGCCCAGAGTTTACCGAAGGGTTGGGAAATAAAAAAGTTGGGGGAGCTAAGCAAAAAAAAAGATGCTATAGTTTCTGGACCATTTGGCTCTAATCTAAAGGTTTCAGATTATAAGACTAAGGTATTCCAATATTAAGGTTGCAGAATATTGGGAAAGGCTATTTTATAGATAAGGACATTAAATACATAAGTGAAGCCAAAGCTGAAGAATTAAAATATCATTCTTTTGTTGCAGGAGATATCGCCTTAGCCAAATTAGGAATACCTGTTGGTAAAACTTGTATTATCCCGAATGAATTTTCAAATGGAATAATAGTTGCAGATGTTGTTAGGATAAGACCAGATAAGAGTATAGTTGATTTTAAATTTCTTGAGTATTTTTTGAATACGGACGTGTCTGTTGCTCAATTATCTGGGAATATTTCTGGTGCAACGAGACCAAGAGTAAATTTGTCTGACGTTAGAGATATTGAATTAAATCTTCCCCCGCTCCCCGAGCAACAACGCATTGTAGCCATATTAGATGAAGCCTTTGCCGCCATAGCCAAGGCAAAAGCCAATGCTGAACAAAACCTACAAAACGCCAAAGAACTTTTTGAAGGTTATTTGCAAGGGGTGTTTGAGAAGAAGGGCGAGGGTTGGGAGGAGAAGACGATTGATAAAGTATGTTCCGAGATTTTTGCAGGTGGTGATGCCCCCAAAGATAATTATTCAGAAGAAAAAACAGAAAAGTATACAATTCCAATTTATGCAAATGCTGTAAAAAATAGAGGTTTGTATGGTTATACCGATTTTGCAAGAGTTACAAAACCATCAATAACAATAGCAGCAAGAGGAAGTGGAACTGGACATACGGAATTAAGAAGCGAAGCGTATTCACCAATAGTGCGTTTAATTGTTTTAATTCCAAATACAGAAATAGTCACTTTAGAATTTTTGAAATACAAAATAGATACATTAGATATTTTAAGAAGTGGAAGTGCAATTCCACAGCTTACAGTTCCTATGATAAAGGAATATAAAATTCCAATTCTAACTTTAGAAGCACAACAAGCCATTGTTCAAAAATTAGATGCCCTGAATGCCGAAACAAAAAAACTCGAAACCATCTACCAACAAAAAATAAATGATTTGGAAGAGTTGAAAAAGAGTGTGTTGCAAAAGGCGTTTGCCGGAGAATTAAAAAGCGTAGGGGTAGAATTGAAAACGGCGGGATAAATTGGGAGGGCGTATGCTATACGCCCCAACCACGCACCCAACGAATGAAAAAACAAAAATGCCGTTCAATCCAAACATCCACCACCGCAGGTCCATCCGATTAAAAGGATATGATTATTCGCAGGCGGGTTTATATTTCATAACGATATGTTGTGCGGATAGGGCCTGTTTGTTTGGGAAAATTGAAAATGGTGAAATGGTATTGAATGAATTTGGAAACATTGCATCAAACGAATGGATGAAAACGCCCCAATTGCGACCACAAATTGAAATGGATGTATTTATTATAATGCCCAATCACATGCACGCCATAATTGCCATTAATGATACCGGTCGGGACGCATTGCATACGCCCAATGAAAATGCGAACGACGTTGGTCGGAACGTATTGCATACGCCCAATGATGACAATACACCCGACGATAATGCAAACGATGTTGGTAGGGGCGTATTGCATACGCCCAATGATGAAAATAAACCCGATGACAATGCAAATGAAAAACAGGGCGTATGCAATATGTCGAATGACAATACAAATGAAATACAGGGCGTATGCAATACGCCCCTACGGTCGCCATCCAACACCGTTGGGGCGATTATTCGGGGATATAAATCATCGGTAACCAAACAAATAAATGCATTGGGCGGTCATGGAAATGGCGCATTGGATTCGCCCATGCCATTGTGGCAACGCAATTATCACGAACACATTATCCGAAATGAAAAATCGTATCAAACCATTGCCCAATACATTATAAACAATCCGGCAAAATGGGCGGATGATAAATTCTATAAACAATGAACGAATCAGAAACAAGGGCAGAATTGATAGACCCCAAATTAAAGGCCTGCGGATGGGGCGTGGTAGAAGGGTCTAAAATCCTTCGGGAATATCATATCACGGCGGGCAAAATACAGACCGGTGGGGTGAGAGCAAAAAAGCTGACCGCCGATTATGTATTGGTTTATAAAGGCATCAAACTGGCTGTGGTAGAAGCCAAGAGCGATGAGGTAGAAGTAGGCGAAGGGGTGGCACAAGCCAAGCAATACGCAGAGAAACTAAAATTAGAAACCACATATAGCACCAACGGAAAAGAGATTTACAGCATCTGTATGAACACCGGTGAGGAAGGTTTGGTGGCTAATTACCTAAGTCCCGACGAACTGTGGAACAAAACCTTTGCCGGGCAAAATGAGTGGAGAGAAAAGTTAGCCGATGTTCCTTATGAAGATAAAAGCGGCACCTGGCAGCTTCGCTATTATCAGGAAATAGCGGTGCGCAACACCATTGAGGCTATTGCACAGGGCAAAGACCGCATTTTGTTAACCCTTGCCACCGGTACCGGTAAAACAGCCATTGCTTTTCAAATAGCATGGAAGTTGTTTCAAACCCGTTGGAACTTAAAGCGCGATGGCAGCCGCAGGCCACGTATCTTGTTTCTGGCCGATAGAAACATTTTAGCTGATCAGGCATATAATGCCTTTTCCTCTTTTCCTGAAGATGCGCTGGTGCGGATAAAGCCCAGCGAAATAAAAAAGAAAGGAGGTGTGCCGACCAACGGCAGCATCTTCTTCACCATTTTTCAAACCTTTATGAGTGGCACCGACAAAGAGGGGAAGCCGGCTCCCTATTTTGGCGACTATGCAAAAGACTATTTTGATTTCATCATTATAGATGAGTGCCATCGCGGAGGAGCAAATGATGAAAGCAACTGGCGGGGCATTTTAGAATATTTTGCTCCTGCGGTGCAATTGGGTTTGACCGCTACACCCAAGCGCAGAGATAATGTTGACACTTATAAATATTTCGGCGAACCGGTCTATATCTATTCATTGAAAGAAGGCATCAACGATGGATTCCTCACTCCGTTTAAGGTGAAGCGCATCAAAACAACGCTCGACGATTATATCTATACCAGCGACGACCAGATTATAGAAGGTGAAATTGAAGAAGGCAAGCTGTATGAAGAGAAAGACTTTAACCGCAGCATCGAGATAGTGGAAAGAGAAACCAAGCGGGTGCAGATATATTTGAAGGAGGCCAATCAGAAAGAAAAGGCAATCATCTTTTGTGCCAATCAGGGTCATGCGGCGCTGATTCGCGATTTGGTCAATCAATACAAACAAAGCAAAGATCCAAGCTATTGTGTGCGGGTGACCGCCAATGATGGCGAAATAGGCGAGCAATTCCTGCGCGAATTTCAGGATAATGAAAAGACCATCCCGACTATCCTCACTACTTCTCAGAAACTAAGCACCGGGGTGGATGCAAGAAACATCCGCAACATTGTGTTGATGCGCCCGGTCAACTCCATGATAGAGTTTAAGCAAATTGTGGGGCGGGGAACCCGCTTGTTTGATGGCAAAGAGTTTTTCACCATCTATGATTATGTAGATGCCTATCATCACTTCGCTGACCCGGAATGGGATGGAGAACCTTTAGAACCAACTGGAGTTAATGAACCAAGAGTGCCATACGAACCCAAAGAGCCAAAGAAAGAAGGTGAAGGTGACGAGAAAGAAAGACCTAAGAAAATCAAAGTGAAACTCCGCGACGGCAAAGAGCGCGAGATACAATCTATGATTTCTACTTCGTTTTGGAGTGCAGATGGCCAACCGATTTCGGCAGAAGAATTTTTGAATAACTTGTTTGGCGAATTGCCTAAACTATTTAGAAGTGAAGATGAATTGCGGACTATTTGGAGCAATCCGATAACGCGAAAAATATTGTTGGAGAAATTGGATGAAGCAGGTTTCCCTAAAAGCGATTTGTTGGTGGTGCAGCAATTGGTCAATATGGAGAAGAGCGATTTGTTTGATGTATTAGAGTATGTTTTCAACGGGAACTATAATGCCATGACCAGAGAGCAACGTGTGGCAGCATCGCAAGCCACCATCTTTGCCATACTGAACGCCAAACAAAAAGAGTTCATCGAATTTGTATTGAGTAAGTATATAGAAACAGGAGTTGAAGAACTGGACCAAGAGAAACTACCTATTTTGCTTACGAACAAATATCAATCGTTGGAAGACGCTAAAGATATTCTGGGAGATGCAGGAAACATCAGTAGACTGTTTATAGAATTTTCAACAGCATTTGTATAAACAGAAAGCAGCGTAAGGAGAGGATAGAGAATACAGGATTCTTTCAGAATGACAAAAAATCTGGGCGGGATTCTTTACTGAATGACGAAGACGGTGCTTTCCAATTTATGCAATGTCTCTATTTACATCTTACCACATTGAATTGCAGTGTTTTAGCGTGGCGTAAGCCTTGTGTTGGTAGTATCTTTGTGACATGAAAACACAACAAAAAAATGACGTGAGCGCAATGCGTAGCGTCGGAGGGCAGTTAGCTGCCTTTATTATGTCCTTTATTGTGAAAATTGGCTTTTTGAAGCTGACGGTAGAACAGAAAATTGTGAGAGCCCGTGCGGTATTAGCCGCCATGACCGGTAATCCGAATTTCACCACACCATCTCCCACACTGGCCGATGTGACCACCGCAGTTGATGCGCTGGAACTGGCACAGCAAAACCTGCCCGGTGGCCCAGATGAAACGGAGATTCGTGACATCCGCGAGCAAGAACTGGATGTGCTGATGTCGAACCTACAGATATATGTGGAGGGCGAGGCACAGGGAAATCCAGAAATTGTTTTGAGTTCGGGAATGGAGACTCGCAATGCTCAAAGCCCTATCGGAATTCTGTTGGCTCCTGAAACGGCCATAGCTAAACAGGGTGCGGATGAAGGCTCGGTGAAGCTGAAATGGAAGTCGGTGAAGAAGAACTCAGGCTACCGTGTTGAAGGCAGCACCGATCCACTTTTAGGCTGGCCGATGGTGTATCAGGC is part of the Bacteroidota bacterium genome and encodes:
- a CDS encoding sigma-70 family RNA polymerase sigma factor; translation: MSLLKAESYKELADEELIHRYRNSHQTAYVGELYQRYTHLVFGVCIKYYKNVADAEDATMQIFEHLIKELKKHDIQSFKPWLHVVVKNHCMMRFRKEASEGKKQGQWEKDTQGVVESGDTEHLNEVEDKEFILKHLHDGIEELKEEQRTCIELFYMKNCSYSEITAITGYNTKEVKSHIQNGKRNLKNIINKKNDRQQKG
- a CDS encoding SAM-dependent DNA methyltransferase is translated as MFEQTFKNIDDILHKDAGCGSELDYVEQTSWVLFLKYLDDLEKDKATAAELTGKDYTNIIAKEYQWNVWAAPKDKEGKLDHHKALGGDDLLLFVDSKLFPYLKKFKADAESADTIEYKIGEIFSELKNRIQSGYNLREVINRIDELRFRTHAEKHEMSHLYEDKIKNMGNAGRNGGEYYTPRPLIKTIIKVVAPEIGQTIYDGAVGFLCEAFDYLMHSKDLPPTSEGEGGTAKTKSGLTTKDVATLQKKTFYGKEKKSLAYIIGTMNMILHGVEAPNIVHTNTLAENLADIQEKDRYDIVLANPPFGGKERAEVQQNFPIKTGETASLFLQHFIKIMKAGGKAGVVIKNTFLSNTDNASVALRKQLLDSCNLHTVLDLPGGTFTGAGVKTVVLFFEKGSPTKKVWYYQLNLDRNLGKTNPLNENDLADFVALQKTKGESENSWTLDVSDISKGVSHTPSVYDLSAKNPNKKEEAALRQPQQILEEMKALDEESADILNSILELI
- a CDS encoding restriction endonuclease subunit S; translation: MQNIGKGYFIDKDIKYISEAKAEELKYHSFVAGDIALAKLGIPVGKTCIIPNEFSNGIIVADVVRIRPDKSIVDFKFLEYFLNTDVSVAQLSGNISGATRPRVNLSDVRDIELNLPPLPEQQRIVAILDEAFAAIAKAKANAEQNLQNAKELFEGYLQGVFEKKGEGWEEKTIDKVCSEIFAGGDAPKDNYSEEKTEKYTIPIYANAVKNRGLYGYTDFARVTKPSITIAARGSGTGHTELRSEAYSPIVRLIVLIPNTEIVTLEFLKYKIDTLDILRSGSAIPQLTVPMIKEYKIPILTLEAQQAIVQKLDALNAETKKLETIYQQKINDLEELKKSVLQKAFAGELKSVGVELKTAG
- a CDS encoding DEAD/DEAH box helicase family protein — encoded protein: MNESETRAELIDPKLKACGWGVVEGSKILREYHITAGKIQTGGVRAKKLTADYVLVYKGIKLAVVEAKSDEVEVGEGVAQAKQYAEKLKLETTYSTNGKEIYSICMNTGEEGLVANYLSPDELWNKTFAGQNEWREKLADVPYEDKSGTWQLRYYQEIAVRNTIEAIAQGKDRILLTLATGTGKTAIAFQIAWKLFQTRWNLKRDGSRRPRILFLADRNILADQAYNAFSSFPEDALVRIKPSEIKKKGGVPTNGSIFFTIFQTFMSGTDKEGKPAPYFGDYAKDYFDFIIIDECHRGGANDESNWRGILEYFAPAVQLGLTATPKRRDNVDTYKYFGEPVYIYSLKEGINDGFLTPFKVKRIKTTLDDYIYTSDDQIIEGEIEEGKLYEEKDFNRSIEIVERETKRVQIYLKEANQKEKAIIFCANQGHAALIRDLVNQYKQSKDPSYCVRVTANDGEIGEQFLREFQDNEKTIPTILTTSQKLSTGVDARNIRNIVLMRPVNSMIEFKQIVGRGTRLFDGKEFFTIYDYVDAYHHFADPEWDGEPLEPTGVNEPRVPYEPKEPKKEGEGDEKERPKKIKVKLRDGKEREIQSMISTSFWSADGQPISAEEFLNNLFGELPKLFRSEDELRTIWSNPITRKILLEKLDEAGFPKSDLLVVQQLVNMEKSDLFDVLEYVFNGNYNAMTREQRVAASQATIFAILNAKQKEFIEFVLSKYIETGVEELDQEKLPILLTNKYQSLEDAKDILGDAGNISRLFIEFSTAFV
- a CDS encoding fibronectin type III domain-containing protein; protein product: MKTQQKNDVSAMRSVGGQLAAFIMSFIVKIGFLKLTVEQKIVRARAVLAAMTGNPNFTTPSPTLADVTTAVDALELAQQNLPGGPDETEIRDIREQELDVLMSNLQIYVEGEAQGNPEIVLSSGMETRNAQSPIGILLAPETAIAKQGADEGSVKLKWKSVKKNSGYRVEGSTDPLLGWPMVYQAEKASLKVFDLVPGTKYYFRVATLSRYGYEGFSPVVTIRVALP